One part of the Glycine max cultivar Williams 82 chromosome 14, Glycine_max_v4.0, whole genome shotgun sequence genome encodes these proteins:
- the LOC100813670 gene encoding E3 ubiquitin-protein ligase At4g11680, translating to MNSRCFLVHPQQEYSMVPFSSNSATEDRVASARNRPPRVTPPSFMVRMAMRISRARWFTFLRRVFHYQNGSRSNLGSNPFNSSTWMMLEFIALILQITITTFTLAISKRERPIWPMRIWISGYDIGCVLNLLLLYGRYRQIYLTQGDSLSLSDMEQQRNNEETRMSHLMNKCRTSLELFFAIWFVMGNVWVFDSRFGSFHHAPKLHVLCIILLAWNAMCYSFPFLLFVLLCCCVPLISTLLGYNMNMASSNKGASDDQISQLPSWRHKEAGVKLELGNGSEGSKKLINEDPECCICLAKYKDKEEVRQLPCSHMFHLKCVDQWLKITSCCPLCKQGLER from the exons ATGAATTCTAGGTGCTTCCTTGTTCATCCGCAACAAGAGTATAGCATGGTTCCATTTTCTTCAAATTCTGCCACAGAAGATAGAGTGGCTAGTGCTCGAAACAGGCCTCCACGTGTCACCCCTCCTTCCTTTATGGTTCGGATGGCCATGAGAATATCTAGAGCAAGATGGTTTACCTTTTTGAGAAGAGTTTTTCATTACCAAAATGGATCAAGGTCCAACCTTGGCTCCAACCCTTTCAATTCTAGCACTTGGATGATGCTGGAGTTTATTGCCTTGATTCTCCAAATAACAATTACAACGTTCACTTTGGCCATTTCCAAGAGGGAGAGACCTATTTGGCCGATGAGGATTTGGATTTCTGGATATGATATTGGCTGTGTTCTTAATCTGCTTCTACTTTATGGACGCTACCGTCAAATTTATCTAACTCAAGGAGATTCTCTCAGTCTTTCTGATATGGAACAGCAGAGAAACAATGAAGAAACCAG GATGTCACACTTGATGAATAAATGCCGGACTTCACTTGAGCTTTTCTTCGCCATATGGTTTGTGATGGGAAATGTTTGGGTTTTTGACTCACGTTTTGGATCTTTTCATCATGCTCCAAAGCTCCATGTGCTCTGCATCATTCTCCTTGCTTGGAATGCAATGTGCTACTCTTTCCCTTTCCTACTGTTTGTGTTGTTATGCTGCTGTGTGCCACTAATTAGCACCCTCCTCGGCTACAACATGAACATGGCCTCTTCCAATAAAGGAGCTTCTGATGATCAAATTTCACAACTTCCAAGTTGGAGACATAAAGAAGCCGGTGTCAAGTTAGAGCTTGGCAATGGCtctgaaggcagtaaaaaattGATCAATGAAGACCCA GAATGCTGTATCTGCTTAGCCAAGTACAAAGACAAAGAGGAAGTTAGACAATTGCCCTGTTCCCATATGTTCCACCTAAAATGTGTGGATCAATGGCTAAAAATTACATCATGTTGCCCTCTTTGCAAACAAGGATTAGAGAGGTAG